Proteins from one Xenorhabdus griffiniae genomic window:
- a CDS encoding IS110 family transposase, translated as MYHKILGIDLAKSVFQLCLLNDNHIIFNKKMTRSRLLDAVRQMESGTLIAMEACSTAHYWARTIENLGFKVCLIPPQHVKAFVKHHKNDANDALATCEAANRPGMHFVPVKNLYQQDLCVLHNVRQSLVQKRVALSNQIRGLAAEYGIIFPQRSAALRESLYEALEDADNGLTMIARRVLKQLYEEWLKLIQQTEEIEETLKSLSSQTAQWQQLQSIPGIGPLIASAMVAYIGDGKQFNNGRQMAAWLGLVPRQASSGGKTQLGKITKKGNRYLRGILIHGARAAIQRRALRHDALGDWMQSLVNRRGFNKACVAYANKCARICWSIMVNKDAFQMSKAFA; from the coding sequence ATGTATCATAAAATTCTCGGTATTGATCTCGCTAAATCTGTTTTTCAGCTTTGTTTGCTTAACGATAATCACATTATATTTAATAAAAAAATGACCCGAAGTCGATTACTGGATGCTGTTAGACAAATGGAATCCGGGACTTTGATTGCTATGGAGGCTTGTAGTACCGCCCACTATTGGGCACGAACGATTGAAAATCTAGGTTTTAAAGTTTGCCTTATTCCCCCTCAGCATGTGAAAGCTTTCGTTAAACACCATAAAAATGATGCCAATGATGCGTTGGCAACATGTGAAGCTGCGAATCGGCCGGGTATGCATTTTGTTCCGGTCAAAAATCTGTATCAACAAGACCTCTGTGTTCTCCATAATGTCCGGCAGTCATTAGTTCAAAAACGCGTTGCTCTCTCTAATCAAATCAGAGGACTGGCAGCAGAATATGGCATTATTTTTCCGCAACGCTCTGCGGCTCTTAGAGAGTCACTGTACGAGGCACTTGAAGATGCCGATAATGGATTAACGATGATTGCACGCAGGGTTCTGAAACAACTCTATGAAGAATGGCTGAAGCTGATCCAGCAGACAGAAGAAATAGAAGAAACCCTCAAGTCGCTATCATCGCAAACGGCTCAGTGGCAGCAACTCCAATCTATTCCCGGTATTGGCCCCCTGATTGCCTCCGCAATGGTCGCGTATATTGGTGATGGAAAACAATTTAATAACGGCAGGCAAATGGCCGCTTGGTTAGGACTCGTTCCTCGACAGGCCAGCAGTGGTGGGAAAACACAATTAGGCAAAATCACTAAAAAGGGTAATCGGTACCTACGCGGGATTTTAATTCATGGCGCCAGAGCTGCTATACAACGCAGAGCGTTACGGCATGATGCCCTCGGTGATTGGATGCAGTCTTTGGTTAACCGACGGGGATTTAATAAGGCGTGTGTCGCTTATGCCAATAAATGTGCCAGGATATGCTGGTCAATTATGGTTAATAAAGATGCGTTCCAGATGAGCAAAGCCTTTGCTTAA
- the dynA gene encoding dynobactin maturation radical SAM/SPASM protein DynA, whose product MQLVNIIKPTHRCNLACKYCYNEDIRHPVMSLDILEKTIKYTFDYASSNKVFTYVHFIWHGGEPMLPGINFYENVIDFQEKYSNGIKYLNALQTNGTLITQRWCDFIKKNKLFMSISIDGPKDLNDKNRITHKNTGSFNKIIEGINKLRRNNIDVGCALVMSRTNIDHTDEIYDFMLENKLPFNVIPLNKSGNAIDNYQDLGLGPDEYYVAWSKLYDKWFYAEPENYIFVSDFVRKTQAILAGRAADCIGMAQCGNTSFSVDPVGDLYPCASLSAQPDMKYGNLQNNSILELMSGMRATIYRTRESTDSCKKCKWQHVCHGGCPARAYKYHDNDIYHKDYYCPSLYKMYEHIEKRLNERGLTASKPYSKHMSDGLLGTSAFLEIEKNKFKLIEVVNIK is encoded by the coding sequence ATGCAACTTGTAAATATAATAAAACCAACCCATAGATGTAATTTAGCATGTAAATATTGCTATAACGAAGATATACGACATCCCGTTATGTCACTGGATATTCTTGAAAAAACGATTAAATACACATTCGACTATGCTAGTAGTAATAAAGTATTTACTTATGTTCATTTCATATGGCATGGTGGTGAGCCAATGCTACCAGGAATTAATTTCTATGAAAACGTTATAGATTTTCAGGAAAAATACAGTAATGGGATAAAATATTTAAATGCCCTTCAAACAAATGGAACATTAATAACTCAAAGATGGTGTGATTTTATAAAGAAAAATAAATTATTTATGTCCATCTCTATTGATGGCCCTAAAGATTTAAATGATAAGAATAGAATTACACATAAGAATACAGGGAGTTTCAATAAAATTATTGAAGGAATAAATAAACTAAGAAGAAATAATATTGATGTTGGTTGTGCTTTAGTAATGAGTAGAACAAACATAGATCACACGGACGAAATATATGATTTCATGCTTGAAAATAAATTACCATTTAATGTAATTCCATTAAATAAATCAGGGAATGCCATAGATAATTATCAAGATCTAGGATTAGGACCCGATGAGTATTATGTGGCATGGAGTAAATTATATGACAAGTGGTTTTACGCAGAACCAGAAAATTATATTTTCGTTTCTGACTTTGTAAGGAAAACTCAAGCAATTCTAGCAGGAAGAGCTGCTGACTGTATAGGAATGGCTCAATGTGGAAATACATCATTTTCTGTTGATCCGGTTGGAGATTTATACCCATGCGCAAGCCTTTCAGCTCAACCTGATATGAAATATGGAAATTTGCAGAATAATTCAATTTTAGAATTAATGAGTGGAATGAGGGCCACAATATATAGAACAAGAGAAAGTACGGATTCGTGTAAAAAATGTAAGTGGCAACACGTTTGCCATGGTGGTTGTCCCGCTAGAGCATATAAATACCACGATAATGATATATATCATAAAGACTATTACTGCCCAAGTTTGTATAAAATGTATGAACATATAGAAAAAAGATTAAATGAAAGAGGGCTAACTGCAAGTAAGCCATATAGTAAACATATGAGTGATGGTTTGCTTGGAACCAGTGCTTTTCTAGAGATAGAAAAGAATAAATTCAAGTTAATAGAAGTAGTAAACATTAAATAA
- a CDS encoding Panacea domain-containing protein, which produces MAYLKLMKLMYLSDREHMRKYGESISGDRMVSMPHGPVLSYSLDLMNGSSQGSDEGWGKWIAGASNYELETKLPSVERDEYDELTDAELAVLNGVYSEYGYMTKWQIRDYTRSHCPEWFDPHGGSYPIDPKNVFLALGKSNEVAIQLANRMREQNELDRVISGLV; this is translated from the coding sequence ATGGCATACCTGAAACTCATGAAGCTCATGTACCTATCTGACAGGGAGCATATGAGGAAATACGGGGAGTCAATCAGCGGTGACCGTATGGTATCTATGCCTCACGGACCTGTGCTTTCATATTCACTCGATTTAATGAATGGCTCTAGCCAAGGTTCAGATGAGGGCTGGGGAAAGTGGATTGCTGGCGCTAGTAATTATGAACTGGAGACAAAGCTACCATCAGTTGAACGCGATGAATATGACGAGTTAACAGATGCTGAGCTTGCTGTTCTGAATGGCGTTTATTCAGAATACGGTTATATGACAAAATGGCAGATAAGGGACTACACACGCTCACATTGCCCTGAGTGGTTCGATCCTCATGGTGGCTCATACCCGATCGACCCAAAAAACGTTTTCCTTGCCCTTGGAAAATCAAATGAGGTTGCGATACAACTTGCAAACAGGATGCGAGAACAAAACGAACTAGATCGGGTTATTAGCGGATTAGTATGA
- a CDS encoding recombinase family protein: protein MALLGYARVSTTQQKLDIQIAVLKQAGVREDRIFTDKMTGKTDNRERLKKLLARAERDDTIICTKMDRLGRNTSDMIKIVDSCYKKGIAIRFLDNSLSTEGTMGKMMVQILAAVAEAERERILERTNEGRQFAKESGVRFSRKPHKGAAQAKNMITQAASMKDVMERTGISRATYFRLKKMV from the coding sequence ATGGCATTGCTGGGTTATGCTCGGGTTTCGACCACACAACAAAAACTGGATATTCAGATTGCTGTTCTGAAACAGGCCGGGGTTCGTGAAGATCGAATTTTCACGGATAAGATGACAGGAAAAACTGACAACAGAGAAAGGTTGAAAAAGTTACTGGCCAGAGCTGAAAGAGACGACACCATTATATGTACCAAAATGGATCGTTTAGGCCGCAATACCTCGGATATGATCAAAATTGTCGATAGCTGCTACAAAAAAGGCATCGCTATTCGGTTTTTGGACAACAGCCTCAGTACTGAAGGCACGATGGGTAAGATGATGGTTCAGATTCTGGCGGCAGTGGCTGAAGCAGAGCGCGAACGTATTCTTGAGCGTACTAATGAAGGTCGCCAATTTGCGAAGGAATCTGGCGTTAGATTTAGCAGAAAACCGCATAAAGGTGCAGCTCAGGCCAAGAATATGATAACTCAGGCAGCTTCGATGAAAGACGTCATGGAAAGGACGGGAATATCCAGAGCGACCTACTTTAGACTGAAAAAAATGGTTTGA
- a CDS encoding IS110 family transposase: MKHTPFGVDIAKHLMQIHFVDEYTGELIDKQLRRNDFLTFFSNREPCLIGMEACGGAHYWARELRKLGHEVRLLQAKFVKAFRMGNKNDVQDARAIWLAVQQPGKSVAVKNEEQQAILSLHRMRYQLVKFRTSQINALHGLLLEFGETVHKGRASLDKAMPEVLERLREKLAPFLLGLLEEQYRRLDEIDEQIDLVEKQLTAWAKQNADCQRIMKIPGVGVLIATAAIATMGEPSGFRSGREFSAYLGLVPKQTGTGGRVKLLGISKRGDTYLRTLFIHGARAATLLTKTPSPWVTELKERRPTCVAIVGMANKLARTVWALVAHQRDYQKDYVSVRPY, from the coding sequence ATGAAACATACACCTTTTGGCGTCGATATTGCAAAACATTTGATGCAGATTCATTTTGTTGATGAATACACCGGTGAACTCATTGATAAGCAACTGAGGCGAAATGACTTTTTAACGTTCTTCAGTAACCGTGAGCCTTGCCTGATTGGCATGGAAGCCTGTGGCGGTGCGCATTATTGGGCACGGGAGCTAAGAAAGCTGGGGCATGAAGTCCGTTTGCTTCAGGCTAAATTTGTCAAAGCGTTTCGGATGGGAAACAAAAACGATGTTCAGGATGCCCGGGCTATTTGGCTGGCCGTTCAGCAACCCGGTAAATCGGTCGCTGTCAAAAACGAAGAACAACAGGCCATTTTGTCGTTACACCGGATGCGCTACCAGCTAGTGAAATTCAGAACCTCGCAAATCAATGCGTTGCATGGCTTACTGCTGGAATTTGGTGAAACCGTGCATAAGGGAAGAGCCTCACTGGATAAAGCGATGCCGGAGGTGCTTGAGCGGCTAAGGGAAAAACTCGCCCCATTCCTGCTTGGACTCCTTGAAGAACAATACCGTCGTTTGGACGAAATCGATGAACAAATTGACCTGGTGGAAAAACAACTGACGGCGTGGGCAAAGCAGAATGCTGATTGTCAGCGAATTATGAAAATTCCCGGAGTCGGTGTCTTAATTGCCACAGCCGCCATCGCGACGATGGGCGAGCCCAGCGGGTTTCGGTCGGGCAGGGAATTTTCGGCCTATTTGGGCCTGGTGCCGAAACAAACGGGAACGGGAGGCAGGGTCAAATTACTGGGCATCAGCAAACGGGGAGATACCTACTTGAGAACCCTGTTTATTCACGGTGCTAGAGCGGCCACCTTACTCACGAAAACCCCGTCGCCGTGGGTGACAGAACTGAAAGAACGACGCCCAACCTGTGTAGCGATAGTAGGCATGGCTAATAAGCTGGCTCGTACCGTTTGGGCACTGGTTGCCCATCAACGGGACTACCAAAAAGATTACGTCAGTGTGAGGCCTTACTAA